A single region of the Epinephelus fuscoguttatus linkage group LG14, E.fuscoguttatus.final_Chr_v1 genome encodes:
- the rtn1a gene encoding reticulon-1a isoform X2, translated as MSGLFRKPMSDDGDVYTSLMSNQSFTSGLEASYLSDDLKPSKPSSGSSGPDHFSSDTYSFSSSTKMTSNLADDMTKSLFGSDKTESYNYMDISHGDERHDQHSLVDTGSTGRDSLGSYMDKNPGRDEDDEEEEENLGPALGSHSFPYVEEPSDEELSDYRSYRNLGGTPQTASPVKITLTESQPPTTKTEPQQQPPPVSVSERENVLSVGLQGVPTVTLSEPEDESPASTPNASPTQKEFPSHDMFKADAVKPAASKSSPSTKAGSREHDGSSAESGDSEIELVSEEPPKATSNPFAQPPSKGTFSQPNNPFDNPPVAKGGFGLAGNHAPPTAYSILREEREAELDSDLFIESASEESPKREQGFSGPKQGVSPPSPLVPSSVPPRSTAETVPAEPLITEKVKTPVKTEEDRPSKPKPPTAAVPPEVRSERPHQDDMHKHTSEGKGDLGKSTGSIILQGFDKQKAIDLLYWRNVKQSGAVFSSVLLLLFSLTQFSVVSVGAYLALAALSATISFRIYKSVLQAVQKTDEGHPFKAYLEIEIALSQDQISKYADKILLYTNTCMKELRRLFLVQDLVDSLKFAVLMWLLTYVGALFNGLTLLILAVVSMFTMPVVYEKHQAQIDQYVGLIRTQVNSVVGKIQAKIPGAKRKEE; from the exons ATGTCTGGCCTGTTCAGGAAGCCTATgagtgatgatggtgatgtctACACTTCCCTGATGTCAAATCAGAGCTTCACATCCGGTCTAGAAGCCTCCTACCTGTCGGATGACCTGAAACCGTCCAAGCCCTCCTCTGGCTCCTCTGGCCCGGATCACTTCTCCAGCGACACCTACAGCTTCAGCTCCAGCACCAAGATGACTTCCAACCTGGCTGATGACATGACAAAATCTCTGTTTGGCTCAGATAAGACAGAATCCTACAACTACATGGACATCAGCCACGGGGATGAGCGCCATGACCAGCACAGCCTGGTGGACACAGGCTCAACTGGTCGTGATTCGCTGGGCAGCTACATGGATAAAAACCCTGGGAGAGATGAGGAtgacgaggaggaagaggaaaaccTGGGTCCAGCACTGGGCTCCCACTCTTTCCCGTATGTGGAGGAGCCATCTGATGAAGAGCTGTCAGACTACCGCTCCTACCGAAACCTGGGTGGCACCCCACAGACGGCCAGCCCAGTGAAGATCACCCTGACTGAGTCCCAGCCTCCAACTACCAAGACTGAGCCGCAGCAACAACCCCCTCCAGTCAGCGTGTCTGAGCGTGAAAACGTCCTCAGTGTGGGCTTACAGGGGGTTCCCACCGTGACACTATCAGAGCCAGAAGACGAGAGCCCAGCTTCCACTCCCAATGCTTCACCAACAC AGAAAGAATTCCCTTCCCATGACATGTTCAAGGCTGATGCAGTGAAGCCTGCAGCTTCCAAAAGCAGTCCAAGCACAAAGGCAGGCAGCAGGGAGCACGATGGCAGCAGCGCAGAGTCTGGAGACTCAGAGATTGAGCTGGTGTCTGAGGAGCCTCCAAAGGCCACTAGCAACCCATTTGCCCAGCCGCCTAGCAAGGGCACTTTCAGCCAGCCTAACAACCCCTTTGACAATCCCCCAGTTGCCAAGGGTGGTTTCGGCCTAGCAGGCAACCACGCTCCACCCACAGCCTACAGCATtctgagggaggagagagaggcagagctTGACAGTGATCTCTTCATTGAGTCTGCATCTGAAGAGAGCCCAAAGAGAGAGCAGGGCTTCAGTGGCCCCAAACAGGGAGTCAGCCCTCCCTCTCCCCTGGTTCCCAGCTCTGTGCCTCCACGTAGCACAGCTGAGACGGTGCCAGCCGAGCCTCTGATCACAGAAAAGGTCAAGACCCCCGTGAAAACAGAGGAAGATCGCCCCAGCAAGCCCAAGCCGCCCACTGCTGCTGTGCCCCCAGAGGTGCGATCGGAGAGGCCCCACCAGGACGACATGCACAAGCACACCAGTGAGGGCAAAGGAGACCTGGGAAAGTCTACTGGTTCAATCATCCTGCAGGGCTTTGATAAACAAAAAG CAATTGACCTGCTCTACTGGAGGAATGTGAAGCAGTCGGGGGCCGTGTTCAGCAGCGTGCTTCTGCTCCTCTTCTCCCTGACCCAGTTCAGCGTGGTCAGCGTCGGAGCCTACTTAGCCCTAGCAGCCCTCTCTGCCACCATCAGCTTCAGGATCTACAAGTCTGTCCTGCAGGCTGTGCAGAAGACCGATGAGGGACATCCTTTCAA AGCCTACCTGGAGATCGAAATCGCTCTATCCCAGGACCAGATTAGCAAATATGCTGACAAAATCCTGCTGTACACCAACACCTGTATGAAGGAGCTCCGCAGGCTCTTCCTTGTACAAGATCTGGTTGACTCCTTGAAG TTTGCTGTTTTGATGTGGCTGCTGACCTACGTGGGCGCTCTCTTCAATGGCCTGACACTGCTCATCCTAG CTGTGGTCTCCATGTTCACCATGCCTGTGGTCTATGAGAAACATCAG GCACAGATTGATCAGTACGTGGGACTAATACGGACCCAGGTCAACTCTGTGGTGGGGAA GATCCAAGCGAAGATCCCTGGGGCCAAGAGGAAGGAGGAGTag
- the rtn1a gene encoding reticulon-1a isoform X3, with translation MQATADVTKKEGSWSGWKGQAIDLLYWRNVKQSGAVFSSVLLLLFSLTQFSVVSVGAYLALAALSATISFRIYKSVLQAVQKTDEGHPFKAYLEIEIALSQDQISKYADKILLYTNTCMKELRRLFLVQDLVDSLKFAVLMWLLTYVGALFNGLTLLILAVVSMFTMPVVYEKHQAQIDQYVGLIRTQVNSVVGKIQAKIPGAKRKEE, from the exons ATGCAGGCCACTGCAGACGTGACCAAGAAGGAAGGCTCCTGGAGCGGCTGGAAGGGCCAGG CAATTGACCTGCTCTACTGGAGGAATGTGAAGCAGTCGGGGGCCGTGTTCAGCAGCGTGCTTCTGCTCCTCTTCTCCCTGACCCAGTTCAGCGTGGTCAGCGTCGGAGCCTACTTAGCCCTAGCAGCCCTCTCTGCCACCATCAGCTTCAGGATCTACAAGTCTGTCCTGCAGGCTGTGCAGAAGACCGATGAGGGACATCCTTTCAA AGCCTACCTGGAGATCGAAATCGCTCTATCCCAGGACCAGATTAGCAAATATGCTGACAAAATCCTGCTGTACACCAACACCTGTATGAAGGAGCTCCGCAGGCTCTTCCTTGTACAAGATCTGGTTGACTCCTTGAAG TTTGCTGTTTTGATGTGGCTGCTGACCTACGTGGGCGCTCTCTTCAATGGCCTGACACTGCTCATCCTAG CTGTGGTCTCCATGTTCACCATGCCTGTGGTCTATGAGAAACATCAG GCACAGATTGATCAGTACGTGGGACTAATACGGACCCAGGTCAACTCTGTGGTGGGGAA GATCCAAGCGAAGATCCCTGGGGCCAAGAGGAAGGAGGAGTag
- the rtn1a gene encoding reticulon-1a isoform X4, with translation MGAAAIDLLYWRNVKQSGAVFSSVLLLLFSLTQFSVVSVGAYLALAALSATISFRIYKSVLQAVQKTDEGHPFKAYLEIEIALSQDQISKYADKILLYTNTCMKELRRLFLVQDLVDSLKFAVLMWLLTYVGALFNGLTLLILAVVSMFTMPVVYEKHQAQIDQYVGLIRTQVNSVVGKIQAKIPGAKRKEE, from the exons ATGGGAGCCGCAG CAATTGACCTGCTCTACTGGAGGAATGTGAAGCAGTCGGGGGCCGTGTTCAGCAGCGTGCTTCTGCTCCTCTTCTCCCTGACCCAGTTCAGCGTGGTCAGCGTCGGAGCCTACTTAGCCCTAGCAGCCCTCTCTGCCACCATCAGCTTCAGGATCTACAAGTCTGTCCTGCAGGCTGTGCAGAAGACCGATGAGGGACATCCTTTCAA AGCCTACCTGGAGATCGAAATCGCTCTATCCCAGGACCAGATTAGCAAATATGCTGACAAAATCCTGCTGTACACCAACACCTGTATGAAGGAGCTCCGCAGGCTCTTCCTTGTACAAGATCTGGTTGACTCCTTGAAG TTTGCTGTTTTGATGTGGCTGCTGACCTACGTGGGCGCTCTCTTCAATGGCCTGACACTGCTCATCCTAG CTGTGGTCTCCATGTTCACCATGCCTGTGGTCTATGAGAAACATCAG GCACAGATTGATCAGTACGTGGGACTAATACGGACCCAGGTCAACTCTGTGGTGGGGAA GATCCAAGCGAAGATCCCTGGGGCCAAGAGGAAGGAGGAGTag